The genomic region ttttgtaaaatatataattagtttTAAAATCTAACAAATAGCATCAATCATGAACCGAAAAAATGATCTTTCACAtgccatttttcttcttttacacAACTCTTGTTTATTTCTGCATCTTAATATTCtattaattattcaatttaacataaaaaataaacataaacgtACATGGTTGTGTGAGTACATCGTTTGCGTGGAACTACAAGCATTGAGCACATGTTTGAAGGACAATAACGCCATTGGCAGTTGAAAAGGAAGGTGTGGCGCGCACCAAACTTCCATAAACAATATGGATGAGACATGCATGATAACGAAACATTAATCCTGATTAAGACATGCGTCCAACATATCCAATCTTTCATATTTGATTCTGGGTGTTGAATATTTCTCATAAAGATCCGCCTTTGGTGGTTGTAACTTGCTCTCAAAgctgcttttgtttttgttcgaaaaagcaaaaaaaattaaaataaagctTAAAACTTTATGGTTTGTAATTACTATTTTAATCAATGCTTTCCAATAGTCTGGCGTCTTTGACGGTGAGTGAACAGAtcatcttttgttttgttggtcATGGTCTTCAAGTAAATATCCGATTTGTCAATTGGGTTCCGAGATTTCACAAGGGCAGTCCACAAACCGCCATTGATGCTCGCATGAAGCTTCTTCTCCACAGCTTTCCGGGTTTTCTTCAATGCTTCTTCTGAAGCTGCAGATCCGCCATGGAAAAACACCATAATGCTGCTGCAGAACATGCTCTCTCACTCCTCCTCCTGCTTCTCTCACTAGCTTCACTTGCTCTGAGCGCCACAGACCCGAACGACCTTGCTATCCTCAACCAGCTGAGAAAAAATCTAGAAAACCCAGAGCTCTTGaagtggccggaaaatggcgaCGACCCATGTGGGGCCAGGTGGGCCCACGTCTTCTGCGCCGGTTCAAGAGTGTCCCAGATTCAGGTCCAGAACCTTGGCCTGAAGGGTCCTCTGCCCCAGAACTTCAACCAGCTCACTGAGCTCACAAACATTGGCCTCCAGAGGAACCACTTCAGTGGGCCCCTCCCTTCCCTCAAAGGGCTGTCGAAGCTCCGGTTTGCTTACTTGGATTTCAACGACTTCACTTCGATTCCTGTCGACTTCTTCGAAGGTCTCGATTCTCTGGAGGTTTTGGCTTTGGACGAAAACAATTTGAATGCCACGACAGGCTGGAATTTCCCTCCTCAGCTGGGGAACTCGGCCCAGTTGCAGAATCTTAGTTGCATAAGTTGTAATCTGGTTGGTCTGTTGCCCGATTTCCTCGGAAACATGTCGTCCCTAACGGTTTTGCAACTGTCGGGCAACGGACTGTCCGGCGGGATTCCACCGAGCTTTAGCGGCCTTAATTTGCAGATACTTTGGCTGAACAATCCCACCGGCGGCGGATTGAGTGGTCCGATTGATGTTCTGACCACAATGGTGCAGCTCAACAGCGTGTGGCTCCACGGGAATCAGTTTTCCGGCGTGATTCCGAACAGCATTGGtaatttaacttctttgaaaGATCTTAATCTTAATCAAAACCAGTTTGTTGGTTTAGTTCCTGATGGTTTGGTTAATTTATCACTAGATAGTTTGAACTTGAACAATAATCATTTGATGGGTCCAATCCCGACATTCAAAGCTCGCAATGCGAGGTTTGATTCGAATGCGTTTTGTCAATCCACTCCCGGGGTTCCTTGCGCCGCGGATGTTATGGCGCTTATCGAGTTCCTTGACGGGTTGAATTACCCTTCAACGCTTGTTTCTAAATGGTCTGGTAATGATCCGTGCCAGTCGTGGTTGGGAGTGAGTTGTGGGAACGATGGGAAGGTGTCTGTTATAAATCTGCCCAAGTATAATCTGAATGGTACATTGAGTCCTTCAGTTGCAAAGTTAGAATCTCTTCTTCAAATTAGGCTTCAGAACAACAATTTGTGGAGTTCAGTTCCTGAAAACTGGACTAGCTTGAAATCCTTGACTGAGTTGGATCTTAGTGGGAACAATATTTCCCCTCCATTGCCGAAATTCAGTAGCATTGTCAAGGTTGCCGTTGATGGGAATCGTTTGTTTAATGGTAATCCATCTGCGGCAGGGGCAGCACCAGAAGATAGCCCTTCCTCATCCACAGATTCAGGTTCTCATGTCAATGGTACTTCTCAACTGAACCAACATAAAGCATCGAAAAGGTCTAGCACTGTTTTAATTGTAGCTCCGGTTGCAAGTGTTGCTGTTATTGCGTTTTTGCTTGTAATTCCCTTATCTATGTACTGTAACAAGAGAAGAGATGCATTCAAGAATTCAACTTCCCATGTAATTCACCCAAGAGATGCATCTGATTCGGATAGTATGGTTAAGGTTGTTGTTGCCAGTAATACCAATGGAAGCGCTTCTACAGTTACAGGGAGCTCTGCAAGCAGCAACAGTAGTGGAATAGGTGAGTCCCATGTCATTGAAGCGGGGAGTCTCATCATATCAGTTCAAGTTCTTCGAAACGTGACAAACAATTTCGCCCCAGAAAATGAGCTAGGCCGTGGTGGCTTTGGGGTGGTTTATAAGGGAGAACTGGATGACGGTACAAAAATAGCGGTAAAAAGAATGGAGGCTGGTGTGATTAGCAACAAAGCCTTGGATGAATTCCAGGCCGAAATTGCAGTTCTGTCGAAGGTCAGACACCGTCATTTGGTATCACTTCTGGGGTATTCCGTTGAGGGAAATGAGAGAATTCTTGTCTATGAGTATATGCCTCAGGGGGCTCTAAGCAGGCATCTTTTCCGTTGGAAGACCTTCGAATTAGAGCCACTCTCTTGGAAGAGGAGGCTAAACATTGCCTTGGATGTTGCTAGGGGGATGGATTATCTTCACAATCTAGCTCACAAAAGCTTCATACACAGAGATCTTAAATCATCAAATATCTTACTGGGTGATGATTTTAAAGCAAAAGTTTCGGATTTTGGATTGGTGAAACTGGCTCCTGATGGTGAAAGATCCGTTGTGACCAGGCTTGCCGGGACTTTTGGGTACTTAGCACCGGAATATGCTGGTAAGCCTTCTGGGACCTTTCAAACTATTACTGAATATTAATGTTTCATGTTCATATAATTAGTAAATTTTGTAACCGATTATAAGCTGACAGCATTGCACACAGCATGTTTCGGATTTTGGATTGATAATACTGTTGCTAggatttttaaataaaaattttaatttctgtcATCTTCCTTTGATGCTTGTGACCAATCCTGCTAACGCCACCTCACTTGTTGATTGGTTCAGTGACGGGAAAAATTACAACGAAAGCAGATGTCTTCAGTTTCGGAGTTGTATTAATGGAGCTATTAACTGGAATGATGGCACTAGATGAGGATAGACCTGAAGAAAGTCAATACTTGGCTGCTTGGTTCTGGCACATAAAATCGAATAAGGAGAAACTCATGGCTGCTATTGACCCAACTCTTGACAGAAATGAAGAAACATTTGAGAGCATCACCATAATTGCAGAACTCGCTGGGCACTGCACTGCAAGGGAACCCAGCCAAAGACCGGATATGAGCCATGCCGTGAATGTATTGTCCCCGCTTGTTGAAAAATGGAAACCTATCGACGATGAGAATGAGGAGTATTCTGGGATTGATTATAGCCTGCCGCTGAACCAGATGGTGAAGGGTTGGCAGGACGCAGAAGGAAAGGACTCCAGTTATCTGAACCTGGAAGACAGCAAGGGGAGCATACCGGCAAGGCCAACTGGCTTTGCAGAGTCTTTTACTTCCGCTGATGGTCGGTAAAGGAGGTACTTTGTCACTTTCATGTTTCGCTTCATTTTCCTCTCCAGAGGTTGTTTTTCCATCCTCTGTTAGGTGTATGTTGTGTTCTCTGCTCGGGAATTGAATGTCAATATGTTTTCTGTTGTTGGTTTTGAGTTGGAGATTTCGATTGAGATCTCAAGTGTAAGCTATGATATATTCTTCTTTTAAGATTTCATGCGCTAATGCTGTTGATAGGGCGCAATTATGAACGAGAACTGGTTCCCTTTCACTCTTAATCTTGTACTTTAAATTCCACATCTGAGTTTCATGAGAATGTTTGCATTGCTTTGGGTCTTATGAACTAGAAAATACCCAAGTTATAGACTGTAGACACCCTTTCTAGAAGAATCCTCATtcccccttccccccccccccccccctttttttattttttattttttataactttGCTTATTTCTGGTCTTTGAATTGAATAGATCAAAAGAATTAAGAGACGGATATAAATAATTGTGAAGATAGAAAAAATAAGTGTGCGAAAATCATTTTCGCTTTGATCTAACTTGGATGGGGAAGGTTAGGTAGAAGCAATAAGAGTTTAGAATTCAGAAATATATCCACATAGCTGAGATGGGATCCAAGATCTAATTCAATTGAGGGTGATAACCAATAAATGCAGAGTAAGGCTAACTAAAAGTAATAATGCCTATACACTATAGTGCAGATTTGATCCCACCGTTATCCCTCCTCGCTAATGCAAtcatttgccaaaaaaaaaaaaaaaaaaaaaatttgattagtGGAATCTGCTTTTAATTAAAGTTATTAAACCACTAAAAAAAGCTACTCATTGGTCATTAGtagtaaaatgaaaagaaaaaaaaaggaaggaaactGATTGTTCTTGATTCTACATGTTTTGGTCAGATGTGAAAGTTGCTCAGCTAAATTTTAATCCACATTTCTCATAGTAGAGAACTTGTTTTCGAATTAGGATCTCAAAGTAGCCTTGTTAAAATCTTGCTCGAAAAAATCTCGATCagtaaaaatttgaatttttcttaaaaCTACATAACATTGAATGAtatgaagattaaaaaattaacagttaAAATACAAGTAATATTAAATAATGCGTAACAATAAAGCCACACGCGAAGCACGTAAATACATCAACTAACTTACACCAATTAACTTCATcttcccaaaaaaattaaaagtcaaAACAACCTCATCAATCATAAAATTAACTCCTTGGATGAATGAAACAACATATGGAGCCTACCAACCCGTTCATGTTCGTGGGGCCCTTATGAAAATTTATAGATTTGCTCATGGGATGTCAAGTGGGGAACTTTCTTGGCTACTTGaatattgggttttttttagtattttaatcGTTTGacctttattttaaaatataaaaattaa from Pyrus communis chromosome 9, drPyrComm1.1, whole genome shotgun sequence harbors:
- the LOC137744994 gene encoding receptor protein kinase TMK1-like, which produces MEKHHNAAAEHALSLLLLLLSLASLALSATDPNDLAILNQLRKNLENPELLKWPENGDDPCGARWAHVFCAGSRVSQIQVQNLGLKGPLPQNFNQLTELTNIGLQRNHFSGPLPSLKGLSKLRFAYLDFNDFTSIPVDFFEGLDSLEVLALDENNLNATTGWNFPPQLGNSAQLQNLSCISCNLVGLLPDFLGNMSSLTVLQLSGNGLSGGIPPSFSGLNLQILWLNNPTGGGLSGPIDVLTTMVQLNSVWLHGNQFSGVIPNSIGNLTSLKDLNLNQNQFVGLVPDGLVNLSLDSLNLNNNHLMGPIPTFKARNARFDSNAFCQSTPGVPCAADVMALIEFLDGLNYPSTLVSKWSGNDPCQSWLGVSCGNDGKVSVINLPKYNLNGTLSPSVAKLESLLQIRLQNNNLWSSVPENWTSLKSLTELDLSGNNISPPLPKFSSIVKVAVDGNRLFNGNPSAAGAAPEDSPSSSTDSGSHVNGTSQLNQHKASKRSSTVLIVAPVASVAVIAFLLVIPLSMYCNKRRDAFKNSTSHVIHPRDASDSDSMVKVVVASNTNGSASTVTGSSASSNSSGIGESHVIEAGSLIISVQVLRNVTNNFAPENELGRGGFGVVYKGELDDGTKIAVKRMEAGVISNKALDEFQAEIAVLSKVRHRHLVSLLGYSVEGNERILVYEYMPQGALSRHLFRWKTFELEPLSWKRRLNIALDVARGMDYLHNLAHKSFIHRDLKSSNILLGDDFKAKVSDFGLVKLAPDGERSVVTRLAGTFGYLAPEYAVTGKITTKADVFSFGVVLMELLTGMMALDEDRPEESQYLAAWFWHIKSNKEKLMAAIDPTLDRNEETFESITIIAELAGHCTAREPSQRPDMSHAVNVLSPLVEKWKPIDDENEEYSGIDYSLPLNQMVKGWQDAEGKDSSYLNLEDSKGSIPARPTGFAESFTSADGR